cATGCCGTGGTCCCGGTTCATGTTCGATGTGAGATGAGATCCAATACTGCACGGGTATGTACTCACTCGATCAACAAACACACTCAACCATACACTGAAACCACGACACACTCGACACATTCGTCATATGTACACAAtggagaacaacaacaacaacatccatcACAAAGGTCGATGGCGGTTCATCGCTGGGTGGAAATCGCCTACACGGAAGAAtccaaggccgagaagaCGAACACGACTTgtcgaaaaagaaaaagaagaaaaaactgGCAAGCGGCCCCTGGAAAGAAGTACTGTAAAGTCAAGAATTCCCACTGTCCTGGCCATCAAAGTTATCAGATCCGATGATCCGttgttttccttcttctctttatcACGAGCCTCCGTTTTGCGGGTTCCATTATTTACCCCACCATGGCAGCGCAAACGGACTCCACACCCGAGggacggtggaggaggaaccgGCCGGAAGGGACAGGACAGGCTCACCGTGGAGGGAACCGACCAAAATTCTCTCACTTTTTCCAGCACTTCAACCCGCTTCGGATGAATGACTTCAACGCCAGAAACCATGTCCATTGACCATAACAATTGTGTGAGATCGGGTCCGAGGAGACTGGGCAGAGTTGCTCGGCCGAGTTGACGGAAGGACCTCGTTCTTTGAAAATGTCACGAGTGTGTTGTTACCAATTCTTTCAAAGGCAAACCGTTCATCATGAAGAccagaaaggaaaaaaaaaaaaagatgaatGTGTGACACCAATCTGCACGCCTCTTCTTTCCCAACCGAGGATGGTTCCCCCGAAGAGGTCCCACGTTCCCCGCCATGTTCAATCTCAACGTCTCACAGTCTCGGATCAAATCTTATCAGATGGTGATGATCAAGGATGAAACTCGCGCGTGTGATCCATTCCGAATCCTTTACCTCTGGCCCACACGCGCGGATGAGGAGGGAACCTTGTCGTCGAACCTTAcgactaccaccaccaccaccaccacttccgaTACGCGGTGCTATCCTGAGCCGAGTGGGTGGGGTGAGTCTAGCCAGATGCTTTCGACCTTCCTTCGTTTCGTTCCCTGTGATAGCCACGCGCGTGTAGCTTTGTCACCAGATCATGCCATGGCCCAGTCACGTTCAGCCATGGCGGTTTCCTCTAGTGAAAAGAGCCACACCAACAgcttcatcgtcgtcttctcctCTTGAGTGAAAATATTCAAGTGTGAATACAGACATACGGCAGGGCGGGAATAGACTCATACACAACCCTTTCCCATCTGTGTCCTTCCTTCCTACCAACGGACTTTCCACCACGTCCTGTCCTCATCTCGCCCGCTTATCTACCCCATATTGTGTAATTCCATCCATTCGTTCATCACAAGTCGATCATCGACGTCACCGTATCTTCTATCCTATCGTACCCGTCCATCGACGTATCACAACGACACGCGCAAGAGCGGCAGTAATACGCCTCTCTGTCCAACATACCCACCGAGTCGATAATCCAGTACTCCCAAAAAGGAACCAGTAACAcactatcaccaccaccatgcaGCAAGTCGTGCAAGGAGCCCTCTCTTTTCTCGGCCTCAACGGCCAGAGCAGCAACGCCACCAGCCACCTCTTCGACACACTAGGTCTGGAGACAGTATCCAGGCCACTATCACTACCATCACAAAAGAACATCTCTTTGCTAGACGCCTCCCTCCTAGCAGGGCTGTTGCTTCTCCAGAGAGAgcgaggagaagatgatCGGGTAGAAAACTTCAACTGGGGACGGAGAACATCTGATGGGGCGGAAACGTCGTCACAGTTTTCCGTCAAGGCAGTGCTGGGTTCTGAAGGACTGGACCAGACGGCGAGTGTGAAGAATGTACTTGAGGTGCTGAAGAAGGTCACGGGGCAAGATGTGACAGAGGAGAACAGGACCCTGTTCTTTAACGATGGGAAAGAGGCGCcggagaagatcaaggaagAGGGATATGAGACTGCTCAGCGGCCGGTATGTTTTCTCAGCTCCCGAGTTTGAGCTGCCGTGACTAACATGATCACCAGAACTGGAAATTCCAGCTCGAGCTCCTTGCCTCAGAAGACGGCGAGCAGCATGACCTCACCCTCCAAGCCTACTGGTTCAAGAACGTTCCCGACGCTCTCACCAGTTCCCAAGTCACCATTCGCCTGAACGCCTTTACcgagcttcttggcctcatcttctcctctcccGAGACAAcccccatctcctccctcctcgccccTCTCCCCTGTGACCTCAATCAGATCTGGGCCTTCAACGCCGTCGTGCCCCCATTGATCGATCGCACTATGCAGGACATCATCTCCGAGCAagccgccgccaacccctCCAAGCCGGCCGTCTCCTCCTGGGACGGCGAGTTCACCTACGCCGAGGTGGAATCGAAGTCCGACCTTTTGGCTCGCCACTTGGTCTCCCGCGGCGTCAAGCTCGGCGGCGTGGTCCCGCTCATGTTTGAGAAATCCCGCTGGACTATCGTCGCCCTGCTGGCCGTAATGAAAGCCGGCTCAGCATTTGCTCTCACCGATCCCACTTCGCAGCCTGAAGGCCGTTTGCGCGTGATGGTCGAGCAGACCGGTGGCGACATCATCGTCGCTTCTGCTTCCCAGACTGAACTCGCGGAGGTCTgtctcccctcttcttctggaGGAAGCCAAGGACAGGTCATCACCGTCTCTGACGACCTTTTCACCACCCTCTCTCAAACCCCCGAGCTCACCTCGGTGACGCTGCCCGTGATCCCCACGCAAACAACACCCCTCTACATCCAATTCACCTCTGGCTCCACCGGCAAACCAAAAGGCGTCGTCATCTCCCACGCCAACTACACCTCCGGCGCCCTGCCTCGCGCCGAAGCAGTCGGTTACAAGTCTTCCTCCCGCTGCTTCGAGTTCGCTTCCTACGCTTTTGACGTCTCCATCGATTGCATGCTCTGCACCCTCGCTGTTGGTGGAACCATCTGCATTCCGTCGGACGCTGATCGTATGAACGATCTCGGGGGCGCTATCCTCAAGAGCGGCGCAAACATGGCGCACATGACTCCTTCCGTTGCCCGAGTGCTTGATCCAGAAGTTATCAAGGGTCTTGATGTCCTTGGCTTGGGCGGTGAAGCAGTCTCTGCCGCGGATGCAGCTGCTTGGTCGAAGGGCAAGACATCGGTCATTGTTGCGTATGGACCGAGTGAATGCACTGTTGGATGTACCGTCAACAACGTCTTTGCGAGAgacgaggaggccaagaagaaggggttCACCACCGGAAACATCGGTACCGGCGTTGGCGGGTGCGGATGGGTTGTTGATCCCAACGATCATGACCGTCTCGTGCCCGTGGGAGCGGTGGGTGAATTGCTCATGGAGGGCCCGGTCGTGGGACTTGGGTACCTCggtgaagaggaaaagaccAAGGAGGTGTTCATTGAAGATCCCAAGTGGCTCGTTGCTGGCCATGGCGATGCTCACccgggaagaaaaggaaggttGTACAAGACTGGTGATTTGGTCCGGTACGATGCCGATGGCTCGGGGGCTTTTGTCTTTGTTGGACGCAAAGATGCGCAGGTCAAGCTGAGAGGCCAAAGAGTAGAGTTGGTTGAGATTGAACACCATTTGCGCGCCAAGTTGCCCAGTGGCGTGAAGATTGCTGCCGAGGTTATCAAGCctagtggtggtgatccCACGCTGGTTGCTTTCCTGGCGGAGACTAGCTCGACGGGTATCTCGGCCAAGGACGCCCTGCAGAGTGTTGTTGAGGGTGAGGTTAGCTTCTCTCCTGAACTGCAGGCTGCGCTGGATGGGATTGAGGAGGTGCTGGGCATTGATCTGCCTAGGTACATGGTTCCTAATGCGTACATCCCCCTTCGTGAGATGCCCTCGCTGGTGTCGGGCAAGATTGATCGCAAGACGCTGAGGGCTATGGGAGCTGCGATGACGAGGGAGCAAGTCTCTGGTAGCGCAAAGAAGGCCAGACAGGGTGGCGAGGGCGGTGCTCCTACTACCGAGATGGAGATTGCTCTTCACAAGGTCTGGAAGCAGCTGCTTGGTACCGAGCAGGAGATTGCCGCTGGCGATAGCTTCTTTGCTGTTGGCGGTGACTCTCTCAGGGCCATGAGACTTATTGCTGCTGCCAGAGCGGAGGGCGTCAAGCTCACTGTCGCTGATGTCTTCCGGTATCCCGTACTCAGGGACATGGCTGTCGTCGCCACCAAGGTGGACACCCAGGACGCGGGTGGCAAGGACAACAACGAGATTGCTCCCTTCTCTCTGCTTGAAAGCGATTGGGCCATCGAAGACGTCAAGGCCGAGGCCAGCAAGAACTGCAATATCGACAAGGACGCCCTCGAGGACGTCTATCCCTGCACTCCCCTCCAGGAAGCCCTCATGGCTTTGTCCGCCAAGGTCAAGGAAGCTTACGTTGCCCAGCGTGTGCTCAAGATGGAAGGCCAAGCCGCCGCTGACAAGCTCAAGGCCGCCTTCGAAGCCATCAACGCCGACTGCGCCATCCTCCGCACCCGCATCATCCACTCCCCGCGCGGCCTGATGCAAGTCGTCGTCAAGGAGCCTCTGCACTGGCACTCCGCTACCACCCTCGCCGAGTACCTTGAAACTGACCGCAACGAGGAAATGGACCTCGGCAAGCCTCTCGTGCGCTACGGCCTCATCCAGGACGGCGACGCCTACCACATTGTCCTGACCATGCACCACGCTTTGTACGACGGCTGGTCCATGCCCCTTGTCGTCGACCGCGTCAACCAGGCCTACCAAGGTCTCGTCCCGCGCAAGCCCGCCGCGGAGTTCAAGCACTTCATCAACTacctcaacaacaccctcgACCGCGCCGCCTGCGACGCCTACTGGAAGGACCAACTCGCCGGCGCCACGGGTGTGCAGTTCCCCGCTCTCCCCTTTGAGGGGTACCAAACCCGCGCCGACTCCCTCTGGGAGCTCTACGTCTCTCTCGACGGGCGCAAACCCCCTTCTTcgcccaacaccaccatcaccctcgCCACCATCGTGCGCGCTGCCTGGGCCCTGGTAGCCAGCCAGTACACAGCCGGCAACAACGACATTGTCTTTGGCGAGACGCTCACGGGCCGTAACGCGCCCATCGTCGGCGCAGATGAGATCGAAGGTCCCATGATCACCACCGTTCCTGTTCGCGTGTGTATTGATCGCGAGCAGACCGTCGCCGAGTACTTGCAGCAGGTGGCAGAGCAAATGATCACGCAAATCCCTTACGAACACGCAGGTCTGCAGCACATCCGTCGGTTGTCCGATGACGCGCTGCAAGCGTGCGAGTTGAGAACGGGTATTGTGCTGCATCCTGCTGCGGGCGAGGTGGGCGTTACGGAGAACACGCCGGCGAATGGACTGGTTCCTGCGGGTGATAGCGAGGCGGCGCAGGAGGCGTTGAAGTTTAACACGTATGCGTTGATGCTGGTTTGCTCGTTGGAGGCGGATGGGTTCTTGGTCATGGCGTCTTTTGATAGTAAGACGGTGGAGATGGATgtggtgaagaaggcgtTGGATCAGCtgcaggtggtggtgaggcaGTTGTGTGAAGACGGTTgtggggagaagaaggtgggaCAGTTGGAGTGTTTGACGGAGAAGGATCAcgaggaggtgaagaagtTGGCGGGTGTGAAGAACCTGACGGCCGAGTCTGATCCTTTTGTCGGGGGTGTCACTGCGGAGGATGTGGAAGGGGTGTGGattgttgatgctgctgatACTGCCAGGCTGGTGCCCGTTTGTGCGGCGGGCGAGTTGATTGTTGAGACCAGCAAGGAACTTGATGCGCCTGTCACTCTTCTCGCTGAGACTCCGGCCTGGTACGAGGGCAACAAGAAGCTGTACAAGACTGGCCAGCTCGCCAAGTTCAAGGTTGACGGCGATTCTGCCTCCCTTTGCATCCTCAAGGCTTCTGAGCCCAAGACCGAggtggccaagaagaaggttgcTTCCTCTGTTACTCCctctgctgttgctgctacCTCCGCCAAGCAAAAGACGCTGCGCAAGATTTGGGCCAAGCTGCTTAAGGTCAAGGAGGATAGCATCTACCTCGGCGATAGCTTCTTCAACCGTGGTGGTGACTCCATCACTGCCATGAAGCTGGTGTCGGAGGCACGCCAGCAGGGCCTCAAGATTAGCGTCGCGCAGGTCTTTGCCAACCGCACGCTCTTCGACATGGCCAATGTCATGCAAACCACCGGTACCGTGGTTGACGCCTCGGAGAAGGTTGAGACCGAGTACAagcctttctctctcctcgAGGAGAATAACAAGGCCAGCATCATGGAGGTCGTCAAGCACAGTCTGGCCGATAAGTCGTGGACCATCGCCGACATCCTCCCCACCCGTCCCCTCCAGGAGATCGCCGTCCGCGGCACCGTCGAGCTCCCCCGTTTCTCTCTCCGCTACGAGTTGATGCACTTTAACGGCCAGGTCGACAAAGCCGCCCTCTTCCGCGCGTGCCACGAAGTAGTCGCACGCAACGAGATCCTACGCACCGTTTTCGTCCGCGACGCTTCCAACACCTGTTACGGCGCCGTCATCGACAACCTCATCACCTCCATCGCCGAGTACGAAATCGACGACCACGCCGACGTCAAGGACTTCGCCGCCCAAGTGTGCCGCCTCGACTCGCAAACCCGCATGCCATACGGTTCCTCCTTTGTGAAATGGTTCTTCATCACCAACGGCACTTCCCAATGCTCGCTCGCCTTCCGCCTTTCGCACGCCCAATACGACGAGATCTGCCTCCCCATCATGCTCCACCAGTTCCACCAGCTCTACCTCAACTCCCCCGAATCCTCCATTCCGCCTTCCTACCCCTTCTCCCACTTCGTCGCACACACCCTCCGCGACTCCATCCCCGCCGCCATTCCCTACTGGCGCAACCTCCTCTCCGGTTCAAGCGGGATCACCCGCTTCCGCCCTTCCACACCCATCACGTCCCGGAAGCACTTCGCCATTCACCGCGCCGTCGACATCTCCTCCCGGCCACGCGACGTCACCATCGCCACTTTACCTTCCGCCGCCTGGGCTTTGGCTCTCGCGCGCCACGTCAAAAGTCCCGACGTCCTCTTCGGCGAAGTCTCCTCTGGTCGTAGCGTCGACGTCCCAGGCATCAGGGACACCAACGCCGTCACCGGTCCGACATGGCAATACGTCCCTGCTCGAATCCAATTCGATAACCCATCTAAACCTCTTCGTACAGGCCACGATTTGTTGGTGGAGATGCAGACGCAGCATATGGCTTCTTCAGCGTATGATAGTATGGGACTGGAAGAGATTGTCAAGACGTGTACGGACTGGGAACTGCAAAAAGATATGTGGTTTGATACCGTGGTGCATCAGGATGTGGCGCATGTGGAGAAGCTGGAGTTTTCTTCTGTTTCTGTTTCTGGGGATGGAAatggggaagaggaaaagaagactGGCGCAAAGGCGGAGTTTGAAACGATGTATTGCTTTGAGGAGCCGTTGAGGGAGTGGAAGGTGCAGGCTTTTAGGGAcgagaagggcgaggagaTGGTGTTGGAGATTGTGACGATGGAGTgctggaaggaggaggcggaggtggtgttgggagAGGTTTGTGAGGCGTTGAAGCAGTTGGTGGAGAGGCCTTGGGAGGGGTTGGATGTTGCGAGGCTGGAGGAGTAGGTTTGAGTTTGCTAAGCGGTGACAGAGcgtcgttgttgtggttTCATTAGGGGGGTTGTGTACAAAGGGGATTTTGTTCGCTTGGTGATTATCTTGGCTGTCTGTCCTGCTTGGTTCTGTGTTGGTATTTGTTTGAACAACGTTCTTGCATCTATGGTTCCCTAGGTATTCGTGTACATATTTTCCCTTTGCTGGCTCGATGCTTAAACTATGGATTCCCATTGTCAGGTTCTGTAGGAAGATGAAATTGCTGTTCCGCACCATTTGGTCAGTTCCGATTCGACCTAAAGTCGTCATTCAGTttctacactagtgtaggtTGCAACATCACATTCCTATGTACAAGCAAGCAATCGGCCAGTGTCACCAGCgtactgactgactgacctcTTTGGTTGCTGGCATATGACATTCTCGTGAGAGGCAAACGAACCATTTCCGATTTCCGAGAGAAATATATACACATCTCCATCACGAATAGCCAATAGCTAGAAACCCTCGAGTTGTATGAGCCGCAAAGCGTTCCGCATGTGTTTCTGCCCGTGTCGCCTGTCATAGCTGTTAACGACACATGATGTTGTTCGCAATCTAACAATTTCTCGGTTGAAACGGGACACCATATCGTTCATTACATCTTGCCCTTCTTTTCCGTTCTTTGTTAAACCTTCAAGGACCACGTTGCGACGCACCATACAAAAGccattattattcttcttcctGTCACAAAAGCCAGTACAGTACAGTACAGTACAGTAGTACTTCTATAATGCTTTTTGAACGCCCCTTAACTCTCTTCCGTCGTCACCGCAGTTTTGTCTCGCAGTCTCCTCGCTTCCtatcttacttatattgCACTGAAACCgtgcatccatccatccagaaacaacccaaccaaccacCTACAACAATGCACTTTATCAAATCCCTCCTTTCCCTCGgtctcctttctcttctccggTACCATGCTGCCCTCGCTCTGCCCACCATCAGCGACGACACCATCAATGacgacaccaccatcaacgacGACACCCTTATCCCCAGAGTAATGATTCCCAAGGACCCAAACATGAACTTCGACCCTAACAACAAACCCAACGTCACCAAATACAGCATCACCGACAACCCCGATCACGACGTGACCCTCATCTGCCCTTCCCCCCGCGCGCTCCTCAGTTCGGGTCCACCTCCGGAGCCTGGAAGGTTCTCAACCACCTTAGGTCGCTGGACAACGGTCCGCCTCTCCCCGACGACATTAAGCACGCGGACGGGTGTGAACGGATAGGATGTG
The Neurospora crassa OR74A linkage group II, whole genome shotgun sequence DNA segment above includes these coding regions:
- a CDS encoding non-ribosomal peptide synthetase, giving the protein MQQVVQGALSFLGLNGQSSNATSHLFDTLGLETVSRPLSLPSQKNISLLDASLLAGLLLLQRERGEDDRVENFNWGRRTSDGAETSSQFSVKAVLGSEGLDQTASVKNVLEVLKKVTGQDVTEENRTLFFNDGKEAPEKIKEEGYETAQRPNWKFQLELLASEDGEQHDLTLQAYWFKNVPDALTSSQVTIRLNAFTELLGLIFSSPETTPISSLLAPLPCDLNQIWAFNAVVPPLIDRTMQDIISEQAAANPSKPAVSSWDGEFTYAEVESKSDLLARHLVSRGVKLGGVVPLMFEKSRWTIVALLAVMKAGSAFALTDPTSQPEGRLRVMVEQTGGDIIVASASQTELAEVCLPSSSGGSQGQVITVSDDLFTTLSQTPELTSVTLPVIPTQTTPLYIQFTSGSTGKPKGVVISHANYTSGALPRAEAVGYKSSSRCFEFASYAFDVSIDCMLCTLAVGGTICIPSDADRMNDLGGAILKSGANMAHMTPSVARVLDPEVIKGLDVLGLGGEAVSAADAAAWSKGKTSVIVAYGPSECTVGCTVNNVFARDEEAKKKGFTTGNIGTGVGGCGWVVDPNDHDRLVPVGAVGELLMEGPVVGLGYLGEEEKTKEVFIEDPKWLVAGHGDAHPGRKGRLYKTGDLVRYDADGSGAFVFVGRKDAQVKLRGQRVELVEIEHHLRAKLPSGVKIAAEVIKPSGGDPTLVAFLAETSSTGISAKDALQSVVEGEVSFSPELQAALDGIEEVLGIDLPRYMVPNAYIPLREMPSLVSGKIDRKTLRAMGAAMTREQVSGSAKKARQGGEGGAPTTEMEIALHKVWKQLLGTEQEIAAGDSFFAVGGDSLRAMRLIAAARAEGVKLTVADVFRYPVLRDMAVVATKVDTQDAGGKDNNEIAPFSLLESDWAIEDVKAEASKNCNIDKDALEDVYPCTPLQEALMALSAKVKEAYVAQRVLKMEGQAAADKLKAAFEAINADCAILRTRIIHSPRGLMQVVVKEPLHWHSATTLAEYLETDRNEEMDLGKPLVRYGLIQDGDAYHIVLTMHHALYDGWSMPLVVDRVNQAYQGLVPRKPAAEFKHFINYLNNTLDRAACDAYWKDQLAGATGVQFPALPFEGYQTRADSLWELYVSLDGRKPPSSPNTTITLATIVRAAWALVASQYTAGNNDIVFGETLTGRNAPIVGADEIEGPMITTVPVRVCIDREQTVAEYLQQVAEQMITQIPYEHAGLQHIRRLSDDALQACELRTGIVLHPAAGEVGVTENTPANGLVPAGDSEAAQEALKFNTYALMLVCSLEADGFLVMASFDSKTVEMDVVKKALDQLQVVVRQLCEDGCGEKKVGQLECLTEKDHEEVKKLAGVKNLTAESDPFVGGVTAEDVEGVWIVDAADTARLVPVCAAGELIVETSKELDAPVTLLAETPAWYEGNKKLYKTGQLAKFKVDGDSASLCILKASEPKTEVAKKKVASSVTPSAVAATSAKQKTLRKIWAKLLKVKEDSIYLGDSFFNRGGDSITAMKLVSEARQQGLKISVAQVFANRTLFDMANVMQTTGTVVDASEKVETEYKPFSLLEENNKASIMEVVKHSLADKSWTIADILPTRPLQEIAVRGTVELPRFSLRYELMHFNGQVDKAALFRACHEVVARNEILRTVFVRDASNTCYGAVIDNLITSIAEYEIDDHADVKDFAAQVCRLDSQTRMPYGSSFVKWFFITNGTSQCSLAFRLSHAQYDEICLPIMLHQFHQLYLNSPESSIPPSYPFSHFVAHTLRDSIPAAIPYWRNLLSGSSGITRFRPSTPITSRKHFAIHRAVDISSRPRDVTIATLPSAAWALALARHVKSPDVLFGEVSSGRSVDVPGIRDTNAVTGPTWQYVPARIQFDNPSKPLRTGHDLLVEMQTQHMASSAYDSMGLEEIVKTCTDWELQKDMWFDTVVHQDVAHVEKLEFSSVSVSGDGNGEEEKKTGAKAEFETMYCFEEPLREWKVQAFRDEKGEEMVLEIVTMECWKEEAEVVLGEVCEALKQLVERPWEGLDVARLEE